A genome region from Mycolicibacterium litorale includes the following:
- a CDS encoding SDR family oxidoreductase — MTELFRLDGKVAVVTGGGRGIGVMIARGLLQAGASVYLSSRKEAELTAAVAELSPLGRVEAVPADLGTADGVQTLTDALAAREDALHALFNNAGANWGAPFDEFPESGFDRVFDVNVKGVFLLTRALVPMLRAGAADDDPARVVNTGSVDGFHTPERGRDNFSYAASKAAVHMLTKHLATELAPHILVNAIAPGLFPSRMTKVLLSAGEEAVGAALPLGRVGRPDDMAGIAVFLASRASAYVTGAVIPVDGGVSTIR; from the coding sequence ATGACTGAGCTGTTCCGGCTCGACGGCAAGGTCGCGGTGGTGACCGGCGGCGGACGCGGAATCGGCGTGATGATCGCCCGCGGCCTGCTGCAGGCCGGCGCCTCGGTGTACCTGTCCAGCCGCAAGGAGGCCGAACTGACCGCCGCGGTCGCCGAACTGTCGCCGCTCGGCCGCGTCGAGGCGGTGCCCGCCGACCTCGGTACCGCCGACGGCGTGCAGACGCTGACCGACGCGCTCGCCGCCCGCGAGGACGCGCTGCACGCGCTGTTCAACAACGCGGGCGCGAACTGGGGTGCGCCGTTCGACGAATTTCCGGAATCGGGATTCGACCGGGTCTTCGACGTCAATGTCAAAGGGGTGTTCCTACTGACCCGCGCGCTCGTGCCGATGCTGCGCGCCGGTGCCGCCGACGACGACCCGGCCCGGGTGGTCAACACCGGCAGCGTCGACGGGTTCCACACGCCCGAACGCGGCCGCGACAACTTCTCCTACGCGGCGAGCAAGGCCGCGGTGCACATGCTGACCAAACACCTGGCGACCGAACTCGCGCCGCACATCCTGGTCAACGCGATCGCCCCCGGCCTGTTCCCGTCGCGGATGACCAAGGTGCTGCTGTCGGCGGGTGAAGAGGCCGTCGGCGCGGCGCTGCCGCTCGGCCGCGTCGGCAGACCCGACGACATGGCCGGCATCGCGGTGTTCCTCGCCAGCCGTGCCAGCGCCTACGTCACCGGCGCGGTGATCCCCGTCGACGGCGGTGTGAGCACGATCCGATGA
- a CDS encoding TetR/AcrR family transcriptional regulator — protein MSPEAPPNGSTRRDELLRVATKLFAARGYHGTRMDDVADAVGLNKATVYHYYASKSLILYDIYKGAADFTVDALHDDPTASARETIYHFTRRLLVGIASDIERAAVYFQEGPYISEWFTEEQVEYIREKETQVYEHVRDVIDRGIASGEFHECDSHVLALGYIGMTLGAYRWLRPQGRRTAQEIAEEFSTALLRGLIRDETVRTESPLGVDVRAGAAHD, from the coding sequence ATGTCCCCCGAAGCCCCGCCGAACGGGTCGACTCGGCGCGACGAACTGCTGCGAGTCGCCACCAAGCTGTTCGCAGCGCGTGGCTACCACGGCACCCGTATGGACGACGTCGCCGACGCCGTTGGCCTGAACAAGGCCACCGTGTACCACTACTACGCCAGCAAGTCGCTGATCCTCTACGACATCTACAAGGGCGCCGCCGACTTCACCGTCGACGCCCTGCACGACGACCCGACGGCCTCGGCGCGCGAGACGATCTACCACTTCACCCGCCGGTTGCTCGTCGGGATCGCCAGCGACATCGAACGGGCCGCGGTGTACTTCCAGGAGGGCCCCTACATCAGCGAGTGGTTCACAGAGGAGCAGGTGGAGTACATCCGCGAGAAGGAGACCCAGGTCTACGAGCACGTCCGCGACGTGATCGACCGGGGCATCGCCAGCGGCGAGTTCCACGAGTGCGACTCCCACGTGCTGGCGCTGGGCTACATCGGGATGACGCTCGGCGCATACCGTTGGCTGCGTCCCCAGGGGCGGCGCACCGCCCAGGAGATCGCCGAGGAGTTCAGCACCGCGCTGCTGCGCGGGCTGATCCGTGACGAGACCGTGCGCACCGAATCGCCGCTCGGCGTCGACGTGCGGGCCGGTGCCGCCCATGACTGA
- a CDS encoding ABC transporter ATP-binding protein, with protein sequence MPSRSDGAIHLRAVTHRYGRAGREVTAVGPVDLTVEPGSFLVLVGASGCGKSTLLRLLAGFETPTEGTVAVAGAPPTPGLTAGVVFQQPRLFPWRTVGGNVDLALKYARVPREQRSARREELLARVGLEGTADRRVWEISGGQQQRVAIARALAAETPLFLLDEPFAALDALSRERLQEDVRQVSAESGRTTVFVTHSADEAAFLGSRIVVLTRRPGQVALDLPVDLPRTGVDPDELRRSPEYVELRAEVGRAVKAAAA encoded by the coding sequence GTGCCATCACGCAGTGACGGGGCGATCCACCTGCGTGCGGTCACGCACCGGTACGGCCGCGCCGGCCGTGAGGTCACTGCGGTCGGACCGGTCGACCTGACCGTCGAACCCGGATCCTTCCTGGTGCTCGTCGGCGCGTCGGGCTGCGGGAAGAGCACACTGCTGCGGTTGCTCGCCGGCTTCGAGACGCCCACCGAGGGGACGGTGGCCGTCGCGGGCGCCCCACCCACGCCGGGGCTCACCGCGGGCGTGGTGTTCCAGCAGCCGAGGCTGTTCCCGTGGCGCACCGTCGGCGGCAACGTCGACCTCGCGCTGAAATACGCCCGGGTGCCCCGGGAACAACGGTCCGCGCGGCGCGAGGAACTGCTGGCGCGGGTCGGGCTCGAGGGCACCGCCGACCGGCGCGTGTGGGAGATCAGCGGCGGGCAGCAGCAGCGGGTCGCGATCGCGCGGGCGCTGGCGGCCGAGACCCCGCTGTTCCTGCTCGACGAACCGTTCGCCGCGCTCGACGCGCTCAGCCGCGAACGGTTGCAGGAGGACGTGCGGCAGGTCAGCGCCGAATCCGGCCGCACCACAGTGTTCGTCACCCACAGCGCGGACGAGGCGGCGTTCCTCGGTTCCCGCATCGTGGTGCTCACCCGTCGACCGGGTCAGGTGGCGCTCGACCTGCCCGTCGACCTGCCCCGCACGGGCGTGGACCCCGACGAGCTACGGCGCTCGCCGGAGTACGTCGAACTGCGCGCCGAAGTCGGGCGCGCCGTCAAAGCAGCCGCGGCTTAG
- a CDS encoding taurine ABC transporter substrate-binding protein, with protein MRFKAAMAVLAAATMALAGCSVDRSGQSADDSGKPTIRIAYQSFPSGDLIVKNNRWLEDALPDYNIKWTKFDSGADVNTAFVAKEVDFGALGSSPVARGLSAPLNIPYKVAFVLDVAGDNEALVARNGSGVNTIADLRGKRVGTPFASTAHYSLLAALSQNGLSPSDVALVDLQPQAILAAFERGDIDAGYSWLPTLDQLRANGKDLITSRQLARDGKPTLDLGVVSDEFATSHPEVVDTWRQQEARALTVIKDDPDAAAKAIAAEIGLSPEEVAGQLKQGVYLTPAEVASPEWLGSDGAPGNIAANLQSASQFLAEQKQIPSAAPLATFQAAIYTKGLPGAITQ; from the coding sequence ATGAGGTTCAAGGCGGCGATGGCGGTCCTGGCGGCGGCGACCATGGCCTTGGCCGGGTGCTCGGTGGACCGGTCGGGTCAGTCCGCGGATGACAGTGGGAAGCCGACGATTCGCATTGCCTATCAGAGCTTTCCGAGCGGCGACCTGATCGTGAAGAACAACCGCTGGCTCGAGGACGCGCTGCCGGACTACAACATCAAGTGGACCAAGTTCGACTCGGGCGCCGACGTCAACACCGCGTTCGTCGCCAAGGAGGTCGATTTCGGCGCGCTGGGCTCCAGCCCCGTAGCGCGCGGGCTGTCGGCGCCGCTGAACATCCCGTACAAGGTCGCGTTCGTCCTCGACGTCGCCGGCGACAACGAGGCGCTGGTGGCGCGTAACGGCAGCGGGGTCAACACCATCGCCGATCTGCGCGGTAAGCGCGTCGGCACCCCGTTCGCCTCGACCGCGCACTACAGCCTGCTGGCTGCGCTGAGCCAGAATGGATTGTCGCCCAGCGACGTTGCGCTCGTCGACCTGCAGCCGCAGGCGATCCTGGCCGCGTTCGAGCGCGGTGACATCGACGCCGGCTACTCGTGGCTGCCGACGCTGGACCAGTTGCGCGCCAACGGCAAAGACCTGATCACCAGCCGCCAGCTCGCCCGCGACGGCAAGCCCACCCTCGACCTCGGCGTGGTGTCCGACGAATTCGCCACCTCCCACCCCGAGGTGGTCGACACCTGGCGCCAGCAGGAGGCGCGGGCATTGACCGTCATCAAGGACGATCCGGACGCCGCGGCCAAGGCCATCGCCGCCGAGATCGGGCTGAGTCCCGAGGAGGTCGCCGGCCAGCTCAAGCAGGGCGTGTACCTGACGCCGGCCGAAGTGGCCTCGCCGGAATGGCTGGGCTCCGACGGCGCACCGGGCAACATCGCGGCCAACCTGCAGAGCGCCTCGCAGTTCCTGGCCGAGCAGAAGCAGATCCCGTCGGCCGCACCGCTGGCCACGTTCCAGGCCGCGATCTACACCAAGGGTCTACCCGGTGCCATCACGCAGTGA
- a CDS encoding ABC transporter permease, translating into MSVFVDIAPDESQLDSPAASPRARWGGRFSRAALPLLSVAVFFGLWQLAAASGIWNQTFVPYPATVWRAFIDVSTTHDGVRGYGGYLLVEHLYMTLRRVLAGVVIGVVLGVLLGLMMGSVGWVRSVLEPWLTFLRALPPLAYFFLLVIWLGIDEAPKVTLLALAALPPAAVATTAAVLATPVALTEAARALGASRAEVIRDVVVPSALPETFTGIRLAVGMAYSSVVAAELFNGIPGVGGLVKDASNYNNTPVVLVGIFAIGISGLIIDGLLRTLERRAVPWRGKV; encoded by the coding sequence GTGTCGGTCTTCGTCGATATCGCACCGGACGAGTCGCAGCTCGACTCACCCGCCGCGTCCCCGCGCGCGCGGTGGGGTGGGCGGTTCAGCCGTGCCGCGCTGCCCCTGCTCTCGGTGGCGGTGTTCTTCGGGCTTTGGCAGCTCGCCGCGGCCAGCGGGATCTGGAACCAGACCTTCGTGCCGTACCCGGCCACGGTGTGGCGGGCGTTCATCGACGTGTCCACCACCCACGACGGGGTGCGCGGATACGGCGGCTACCTGCTGGTCGAGCACCTCTACATGACGCTGCGCCGGGTGCTGGCCGGCGTCGTCATCGGGGTGGTCCTCGGGGTGCTGCTCGGGCTGATGATGGGTTCGGTGGGCTGGGTGCGCAGCGTGCTGGAGCCGTGGCTGACGTTCCTGCGCGCGCTGCCGCCGCTGGCCTATTTCTTCCTGCTCGTCATCTGGCTGGGCATCGACGAGGCGCCCAAGGTCACACTGCTCGCGCTGGCTGCGCTGCCGCCCGCGGCGGTCGCGACGACGGCGGCCGTGCTGGCCACACCCGTCGCGCTGACCGAGGCGGCCCGCGCACTGGGCGCCTCCCGCGCCGAGGTGATCCGCGACGTCGTGGTGCCGTCGGCGCTGCCGGAGACGTTCACCGGCATCCGGCTCGCGGTGGGGATGGCGTACTCGTCGGTGGTCGCCGCCGAACTGTTCAACGGCATCCCCGGCGTCGGCGGGCTGGTCAAAGACGCCAGCAACTACAACAACACCCCGGTCGTGCTGGTCGGCATCTTCGCCATCGGCATCTCCGGCCTGATCATCGACGGTCTCCTGCGCACGCTCGAGCGGCGCGCCGTCCCCTGGAGAGGAAAGGTCTAG
- a CDS encoding Na+/H+ antiporter, with translation MAAFSLLLALLAATVVLAPAAQRLSIPYPAVMLAFGLALAFIPGIPVLSPNPELILPLVLPPLLFAAARRTSWREFLDNRRPIALLAVALVGVTAVAVGATLHALVPTVPLIAAIALGAAVAPPDAVAATAVAQKLGIPRRLRTILEGEGLSNDATSLVLYEVAVAGTMTGAFSAWGAGEALGLAVILGVAVGLVIAYATRWLINKLPAHPAGSGLVLVVPFAAYAAADAVHGSGVLAVVTVALAMSRYGDTESSQTRLATGTTWEIIELLLTGSAFAFVGLQIRAVADSIDAPLQELIIQGLVLTLVVIVVRFLWIFPVATIDEHLHRRKEHVAEPIGWREMTVSSWAGMRGVVTLAAVLALPPNFPERERLVFFAFVVIVVTLLLQGLTLPTVVRRLGVRASPGEEDEAVQDLIRRARDAGMKRLDELRDHEDVDPEVLDHACENADRMWHSVGFAPPDADSADAHTDHAMTVNALKDEMLAAAREAVVEARSESGTDPTIVDRVLRRLDARGSHPE, from the coding sequence TTGGCTGCTTTCTCCCTGCTCCTGGCGTTGCTGGCGGCCACCGTCGTCCTGGCCCCGGCGGCCCAGCGGCTGTCCATCCCGTATCCGGCCGTGATGCTGGCGTTCGGGCTGGCGCTGGCGTTCATCCCCGGCATCCCGGTGCTGTCCCCGAACCCCGAACTGATCCTTCCGCTGGTCCTGCCTCCACTGTTGTTCGCCGCCGCCCGCCGCACCTCGTGGCGGGAGTTCCTCGACAACCGCCGCCCCATCGCGCTGCTGGCGGTCGCGCTGGTCGGCGTCACCGCCGTCGCGGTCGGCGCGACGCTGCACGCGCTGGTGCCCACGGTCCCGCTGATCGCCGCGATCGCCCTCGGCGCTGCGGTCGCGCCGCCGGATGCGGTCGCCGCCACCGCGGTGGCCCAGAAGCTGGGCATCCCGCGCCGGCTGCGCACCATCCTCGAAGGGGAGGGCCTGTCGAACGACGCGACCTCGCTGGTGCTCTACGAGGTCGCGGTCGCGGGCACGATGACCGGCGCGTTCTCCGCCTGGGGCGCCGGTGAGGCGCTCGGGCTCGCCGTCATCCTCGGGGTGGCCGTCGGCCTGGTCATCGCCTACGCCACCCGCTGGCTCATCAACAAGCTGCCGGCCCACCCGGCGGGCAGCGGGCTCGTCCTCGTCGTCCCGTTCGCGGCGTACGCGGCCGCGGACGCGGTCCACGGCAGCGGGGTGCTCGCCGTGGTGACCGTCGCGCTGGCGATGAGCCGCTACGGCGACACCGAATCCTCACAGACCCGGCTGGCCACCGGGACGACGTGGGAGATCATCGAACTGCTGCTCACCGGATCGGCTTTCGCGTTCGTCGGGCTGCAGATCCGTGCGGTCGCGGACAGCATCGACGCCCCGTTGCAGGAACTGATCATCCAGGGCCTGGTGCTGACGCTGGTGGTGATCGTCGTGCGCTTCCTGTGGATCTTCCCGGTCGCCACCATCGACGAACATCTGCACCGGCGCAAAGAGCATGTGGCCGAACCGATCGGCTGGCGGGAGATGACCGTCTCCTCGTGGGCGGGCATGCGCGGTGTGGTCACGCTGGCCGCCGTGCTGGCGCTCCCGCCGAACTTCCCCGAACGCGAGCGCCTGGTGTTCTTCGCGTTCGTGGTCATCGTCGTCACGCTGCTGCTGCAGGGCCTCACGCTGCCGACGGTCGTCCGGCGGCTCGGGGTACGGGCCTCGCCCGGCGAAGAGGACGAGGCCGTCCAGGACCTCATCCGGCGTGCTCGCGATGCCGGCATGAAACGCCTCGACGAACTGCGCGATCACGAGGACGTCGATCCCGAGGTTCTCGACCACGCCTGCGAGAACGCCGACCGGATGTGGCACTCCGTCGGATTCGCCCCGCCCGACGCGGATTCCGCCGACGCCCACACCGACCACGCGATGACGGTCAACGCCCTCAAGGACGAGATGCTCGCCGCGGCACGCGAAGCCGTGGTCGAGGCCCGTTCCGAATCGGGCACCGATCCGACGATCGTCGACCGCGTGCTGCGCCGGCTGGACGCCAGGGGCAGCCACCCCGAATAG
- a CDS encoding AraC family transcriptional regulator, which translates to MDVFGDLFRGIRAHGSLFGSTTLTAPWALHFVDGAPLTLCTVLDGSGWIVPDDGPPEPLGAYETVVVRGPGTFLFVDTPDTTAPPVACGEFCSAPEQGGTTHRLGWADHRAGDTRAATLIVGAYPVHGEISRRLLDALPVVLRVEAGGTGDAVLDHLAAEVARDIPGQQVVLDRLLDWMLVCTLREWFDRPGGEAPAWWAAQRDPVVGEALRLLHADPAAPWTVASLAERTGVSRATLAKRFADLLGEPPLTYLTRWRMTLAADLLVEQKSATVAAVARTVGYADPFGFSAAFKRVRGLNPTEFRRAAAGVAAR; encoded by the coding sequence GTGGACGTCTTCGGTGACCTGTTCCGTGGGATCCGCGCCCACGGGTCCCTGTTCGGCAGCACCACGCTGACCGCGCCCTGGGCACTGCACTTCGTCGACGGTGCGCCGCTGACCCTGTGCACCGTGCTCGACGGATCCGGGTGGATCGTGCCGGACGATGGTCCGCCCGAGCCGCTCGGCGCCTACGAGACGGTTGTCGTGCGCGGGCCCGGGACGTTCCTGTTCGTCGACACACCGGACACGACGGCACCGCCGGTCGCGTGCGGCGAATTCTGCTCCGCCCCCGAGCAGGGCGGTACGACGCACCGGCTCGGCTGGGCCGACCACCGCGCCGGCGACACCCGTGCCGCCACCCTGATCGTCGGCGCCTACCCGGTGCACGGCGAGATCAGCCGCCGACTGCTCGACGCCCTACCCGTGGTGCTGCGCGTCGAGGCGGGCGGTACCGGCGACGCCGTGCTCGACCACCTCGCCGCCGAGGTCGCCCGCGACATCCCCGGCCAGCAGGTGGTGCTCGACCGGCTGCTCGACTGGATGCTGGTCTGCACGCTGCGCGAATGGTTCGACCGGCCCGGCGGCGAGGCTCCGGCGTGGTGGGCCGCCCAGCGCGATCCCGTGGTCGGCGAGGCGCTGCGCCTGCTGCACGCCGACCCGGCCGCGCCCTGGACGGTGGCGTCGCTGGCCGAACGCACCGGGGTCTCCCGGGCGACGCTGGCCAAGCGCTTCGCCGACCTGCTCGGCGAACCGCCGCTGACCTACCTCACCCGATGGCGGATGACGCTGGCGGCGGATCTGCTGGTCGAACAGAAGTCGGCGACCGTCGCGGCCGTCGCCCGCACCGTCGGCTACGCCGACCCGTTCGGCTTCAGCGCGGCGTTCAAGCGGGTGCGCGGGCTGAACCCGACCGAGTTCCGCCGCGCGGCGGCGGGTGTGGCGGCGCGATAG
- a CDS encoding pyridoxamine 5'-phosphate oxidase family protein gives MITDASPLTAQDLDLLRRPLHGFLTVAAGPLPPQPRPVWFEVTDAGAVQLFTPPDSVKIRRLRRDPRASLVVASPVGERERWVSVAGPTTVEPDGAHDLARRLAARYWDLDDPVRANDLAEILAEEQVRLVIHPQTVHRYLYEA, from the coding sequence ATGATCACTGATGCGAGCCCGCTGACCGCCCAGGACCTCGACCTGCTCCGCCGCCCCCTGCACGGCTTCCTCACGGTCGCCGCCGGGCCGCTCCCGCCGCAGCCGCGGCCGGTGTGGTTCGAGGTCACCGACGCTGGTGCCGTGCAGCTGTTCACACCCCCGGACTCGGTGAAGATCCGGCGGCTGCGCCGCGACCCGCGCGCCTCACTCGTCGTCGCCTCGCCGGTGGGTGAACGCGAACGGTGGGTGTCGGTCGCCGGACCGACCACCGTCGAACCGGACGGCGCGCACGACCTGGCCCGTCGCCTCGCCGCCCGGTACTGGGACCTCGACGACCCGGTCCGCGCCAATGACCTGGCCGAGATCCTGGCCGAAGAACAGGTCCGGCTCGTCATTCATCCGCAGACCGTGCACCGGTACCTGTACGAGGCCTGA
- a CDS encoding SDR family oxidoreductase produces the protein MHHGPARIVLVTGASKGVGADVARHLANPDTHVVVHYRDDVTPANAVAEAIRNAGGQASTMAADISDEAGAAAMMDSVSARFGRLDALVLHASGGLAPGADPHDAVRRNREAQRRLVQLAVPLMPVGGRIVFVTTHQAHFFPNKAVPKGCAGIAASQRAGETALYRMRSTLAHAGVHLTVVSGDMIDGDPLRGVDAFAEAIVGATSAPNPPSIVYAGRAEYLQTA, from the coding sequence ATGCACCATGGACCTGCACGAATCGTCTTGGTGACGGGCGCCTCGAAAGGTGTCGGCGCGGACGTCGCGCGCCACCTCGCCAACCCGGACACCCACGTCGTCGTCCACTACCGCGACGACGTCACACCGGCGAACGCCGTCGCCGAGGCCATCCGCAACGCCGGCGGACAGGCCTCGACCATGGCCGCCGACATCTCCGACGAAGCCGGCGCGGCCGCGATGATGGATTCCGTCTCCGCGCGCTTCGGCCGGTTGGATGCCCTGGTCCTGCATGCTTCGGGCGGCCTCGCACCGGGCGCCGACCCGCACGACGCGGTGCGCCGCAACCGCGAGGCGCAGCGCCGTCTGGTCCAGCTGGCCGTCCCGCTGATGCCCGTCGGCGGGCGCATCGTGTTCGTCACCACCCACCAGGCGCACTTCTTCCCCAACAAGGCGGTCCCGAAAGGCTGTGCCGGGATCGCGGCGAGCCAGCGCGCCGGCGAAACCGCGCTCTACAGAATGCGTTCCACGCTCGCCCACGCCGGTGTCCACCTCACCGTGGTGTCCGGCGACATGATCGACGGCGACCCGCTGCGCGGCGTCGACGCCTTCGCCGAAGCGATCGTCGGCGCGACGTCGGCCCCCAACCCGCCGAGCATCGTCTACGCCGGCCGGGCCGAGTACCTCCAGACCGCCTGA
- a CDS encoding glycosyltransferase family 2 protein, producing MTTALVTVAHGRHDHLRRQSAGLERSRVRPDLRVVVAIDDPGMAGVVDGSAEVIDCATTTSGLPLARARNLGAEHALRRGADVVIFLDVDCIPGETLVGRYAEACATYRSAALFSGPVTYLPPPLDAGYPIDALATMTRPHPGRPAPPPGELVAADDHDLFWSLSFAVSASTWRLLGGFCETYAGYGGEDTDFGAVARTRGVPLVWVGGADAYHQHHPVSDPPVEHLDEIVANARIFHRRWNRWPMPGWLDAFERSGLISRRGDDIVVTPA from the coding sequence GTGACGACCGCGCTGGTGACGGTTGCACACGGCCGCCACGACCACCTGCGGCGGCAGAGCGCCGGACTCGAGCGTTCGCGGGTACGGCCGGACCTGCGCGTCGTGGTGGCGATCGACGATCCCGGCATGGCCGGCGTGGTGGACGGAAGCGCTGAGGTGATCGATTGTGCGACAACAACTTCCGGCCTGCCCCTGGCGCGGGCCAGGAACCTCGGCGCGGAGCACGCGCTGCGGCGCGGCGCGGACGTGGTGATCTTCCTCGACGTCGACTGCATCCCGGGGGAGACGCTCGTCGGCCGGTATGCCGAGGCCTGCGCCACCTACAGATCCGCCGCGCTGTTCAGCGGGCCGGTCACCTACCTACCGCCGCCGCTGGATGCCGGCTATCCGATCGACGCCCTCGCCACGATGACCCGGCCGCATCCGGGCCGCCCCGCGCCCCCGCCCGGTGAGCTCGTCGCCGCCGACGATCACGATCTGTTCTGGTCGCTGTCCTTCGCGGTGAGCGCCTCGACATGGCGCCTGCTCGGTGGGTTCTGCGAGACGTATGCGGGCTACGGCGGCGAGGACACCGACTTCGGTGCGGTCGCCCGGACGCGCGGCGTGCCGCTCGTCTGGGTGGGCGGTGCCGACGCCTATCACCAGCACCATCCGGTCTCGGATCCGCCGGTCGAGCACCTGGACGAAATCGTGGCCAACGCCCGGATCTTCCACCGTCGATGGAACCGCTGGCCGATGCCGGGTTGGCTCGACGCGTTCGAGCGCAGCGGACTCATCTCGCGGCGCGGGGACGACATCGTCGTGACCCCCGCCTGA
- a CDS encoding glycosyltransferase has protein sequence MAIIGHLTEEVVFFSSAPRPRELDSDVGWVQLPLDVPGGEGQVADPTANGRLHWAPLRVDGLADRSAVLVNAIATLRPRRMVVDVSVEVALLCRLAGVPVTVMAMPGERGDAVHGLGYDIADEIVAPWSSEVYRPDWLARHDGKTHYVGVISRFEGAPLATPSPSRPTTGLLLAGAGGSTAPADALDQLRRGAPDFRWVAAGGDAGWVEELWPLLSGAGVVVTHAGQSAIADVAAASVAAVVIPQHRPFGEQHSTAAALADAGVVATAPVWPRPDEWAPLITTARARSTGDQWRRLQGAGAAARAAAVIAA, from the coding sequence ATGGCCATCATCGGACACCTCACCGAAGAGGTGGTGTTCTTCTCCTCGGCGCCGCGTCCGCGTGAACTGGACTCCGACGTCGGCTGGGTGCAGCTCCCCCTCGACGTCCCCGGCGGGGAGGGCCAGGTCGCCGACCCGACGGCCAACGGCCGGCTGCACTGGGCTCCGCTGCGCGTCGACGGGCTTGCCGATCGGTCGGCAGTGCTGGTCAACGCCATCGCGACGTTGCGGCCGCGCCGCATGGTGGTCGACGTCTCGGTCGAGGTGGCGCTGCTGTGCCGGCTGGCCGGCGTCCCGGTCACGGTGATGGCGATGCCGGGTGAGCGCGGGGACGCGGTGCACGGGCTGGGATACGACATCGCCGACGAGATCGTCGCTCCGTGGTCGAGCGAGGTGTACCGGCCGGACTGGCTGGCCCGCCATGACGGCAAAACGCATTACGTCGGGGTGATCAGCCGCTTCGAGGGTGCGCCGTTGGCCACTCCGTCGCCCTCGCGGCCCACAACCGGACTGCTGCTCGCGGGCGCGGGTGGGTCGACGGCGCCTGCTGACGCGCTCGACCAGCTCAGGCGCGGGGCGCCCGACTTCCGCTGGGTGGCCGCAGGCGGGGACGCGGGATGGGTGGAGGAGTTGTGGCCGCTGCTCAGCGGCGCCGGCGTCGTGGTGACCCACGCCGGGCAGAGCGCGATCGCCGACGTGGCGGCGGCATCTGTTGCGGCCGTGGTCATTCCGCAGCACCGTCCGTTCGGCGAGCAGCATTCGACAGCGGCCGCGCTGGCCGACGCGGGCGTCGTGGCCACCGCGCCGGTGTGGCCCCGGCCCGACGAGTGGGCGCCGCTGATCACCACGGCGCGGGCCCGTAGCACCGGCGACCAGTGGCGGCGATTGCAGGGGGCCGGTGCCGCAGCGCGCGCCGCCGCGGTGATCGCCGCGTGA
- a CDS encoding glycosyltransferase yields MTAAIRVALIASARYPVRQPFAGGLEAFVYQFAHALTAAGHSVTMFAAPGSAVDLPWDVVPVHTLEMSEASRQDPSVPDWVVHETHAYLSVMLNLADRLRDSFDIVHNHSLHYLPLAMARTLTVPMLTTLHTPPLKWLEQAVALPGGVASAFTAVSAFTARQWEPVNGPVPVIANGIDLDEWRPGPGGDYAVWSGRLVPEKGLPDAIAAARMAGFRLRIAGPMGDPAYFEQAVRPHLGDGVTYEGHLRRDELNELVGGAAVALVTPRWEEPYGLVTAEALASGTPVAAFARGGIPETIDAASGRLAPPGDIEALSRALRVAAHLPRGPVRARAESHCSQSVMVARYLEHFADLIGVEPERVSA; encoded by the coding sequence GTGACCGCTGCCATCCGGGTCGCGCTGATCGCCTCGGCGCGGTATCCCGTGCGCCAACCGTTCGCCGGAGGCCTCGAGGCGTTCGTGTACCAGTTCGCCCACGCCCTCACCGCCGCAGGCCATTCCGTGACGATGTTCGCCGCGCCGGGCTCCGCGGTCGACCTGCCCTGGGACGTGGTTCCGGTGCACACGCTGGAGATGAGTGAAGCGTCCCGGCAGGACCCTTCGGTGCCCGACTGGGTGGTCCACGAGACGCACGCCTACCTGTCGGTGATGCTCAATCTCGCTGACCGGCTGAGGGATTCGTTCGACATCGTGCACAACCACAGCCTCCACTACCTGCCGCTGGCCATGGCCCGCACGCTCACGGTACCGATGCTGACCACACTGCACACCCCGCCGCTGAAGTGGCTGGAGCAGGCCGTCGCGCTACCCGGCGGCGTGGCCAGCGCGTTCACCGCGGTGAGCGCGTTCACCGCACGGCAGTGGGAACCGGTCAACGGGCCGGTGCCCGTCATCGCCAACGGCATCGACCTCGACGAGTGGCGACCGGGGCCGGGTGGCGACTACGCGGTCTGGAGCGGGCGCCTGGTCCCGGAGAAGGGCCTACCCGACGCGATCGCCGCGGCCCGGATGGCGGGTTTCCGGCTGCGGATCGCAGGCCCGATGGGCGACCCGGCATATTTCGAACAGGCGGTGCGTCCGCACCTCGGCGACGGGGTGACCTACGAGGGTCACCTGCGCCGCGACGAGCTCAACGAACTGGTGGGAGGTGCGGCCGTCGCGCTCGTCACGCCGCGCTGGGAGGAGCCCTACGGTCTCGTCACGGCCGAGGCGCTGGCCAGCGGCACACCGGTTGCGGCCTTCGCCCGCGGCGGCATTCCCGAGACGATCGACGCCGCCAGCGGGCGGCTCGCGCCACCGGGTGACATCGAGGCGCTCAGCCGGGCGTTGCGCGTCGCGGCGCACCTGCCCCGTGGTCCGGTCCGGGCACGCGCGGAGTCACACTGCTCGCAGAGCGTGATGGTCGCGCGCTACCTCGAGCACTTCGCCGACCTGATCGGCGTCGAGCCCGAACGGGTCTCGGCGTGA